A window of Trichoderma atroviride chromosome 3, complete sequence contains these coding sequences:
- a CDS encoding uncharacterized protein (EggNog:ENOG41~MEROPS:MER0033188~CAZy:CE10~SECRETED:SignalP(1-19)) has product MRLSATLPALLGFFSLAVAAPTPETQTLEARSSVSVKLASGTIVGSSILGIDTFNGIPFADPPVGNLRLAPPQKLSKNLGTFNTPALPPACPQMFLSTGSSNILIKLLGSFLNFPFLQPITGQEDCLNISVQRPAGTKATDKLPVAFWIYGGGFQLGATVTYDGTSLLATAIAQNQPMIYVAVNYRVAGFGFLPGAEILKNGSANLGLLDQRMGLQWVADNIAAFGGDPDKVTIWGESAGAMSVFDQMILYGGNATYNGKALFRGAIMNSGTAAPAERIDSPKAQAVYNNVVNKAGCSGKADTLACLRQLPYSTFLNAVNSVPSIFSYNSLGLSYLPRPDGVVLEDSPDVLFEQGKYHPVPMIIGDQEDEGTLFSVFQTDVNDSPSLVNWLSTYMFSNATKAQLTQLVSTYDTAISSGSPFRTSIFNEFYPGFKRTAALLGDLVFTLTRRMELATHAKLNPSVPTWSYLSSYDYGTPFLGTFHASDIIQVFYGVLPNNAMSSARSYFFNFIYNLDPNVGTTGYAKWPKWADNQQLMWFQSADSNSLLADNFRNESYQWIVGNKAALRV; this is encoded by the coding sequence ATGAGGTTGTCTGCTACTCTCCCGGCCCTTTTgggtttcttctctttggctgTGGCAGCCCCAACACCAGAGACTCAAACTCTCGAGGCTCGGTCTTCAGTGAGCGTCAAACTCGCCTCTGGAACCATTGTCGGCAGCTCCATCTTGGGCATTGATACATTTAACGGTATACCCTTTGCGGACCCGCCGGTAGGCAACCTCAGACTTGCTCCTCCTCAGAAGCTGTCCAAGAACTTGGGAACTTTTAACACACCGGCACTTCCTCCTGCGTGTCCTCAAATGTTTCTTTCGACAGGCTCGTCAAACATTTTGATCAAGCTGCTAGGAAGCTTCTTGAACTTTCCCTTCTTGCAGCCTATTACTGGCCAAGAGGACTGTCTGAACATCTCTGTTCAGCGGCCTGCAGGCACCAAGGCGACTGACAAGCTGCCAGTGGCCTTTTGGATATACGGCGGAGGATTTCAGCTTGGTGCTACAGTCACATATGATGGTACCAGTCTCCTCGCTACTGCCATTGCTCAGAATCAGCCTATGATCTACGTTGCTGTCAATTATCGTGTCGCAGGTTTCGGGTTCCTTCCTGGAGCTGAAATCCTCAAGAATGGCAGTGCAAACTTGGGGCTATTGGACCAGCGTATGGGCCTTCAATGGGTGGCTGATAACATTGcggcctttggcggcgatcCAGACAAGGTCACCATCTGGGGCGAGTCTGCTGGCGCAATGTCCGTCTTTGACCAGATGATCCTTTACGGCGGCAATGCTACATACAATGGCAAGGCTTTGTTTCGCGGCGCCATTATGAATTCTGGAACTGCCGCACCAGCTGAGCGGATCGACTCTCCAAAGGCTCAAGCCGTATACAACAATGTTGTCAACAAGGCCGGCTGCAGTGGAAAGGCAGATACCTTGGCATGCTTGCGCCAACTTCCTTACAGCACGTTTCTCAACGCAGTCAACTCGGTGCCAAGCATCTTCTCCTACAACTCTCTTGGGCTGTCGTATCTACCACGCCCAGATGGAGTTGTCCTTGAAGATAGCCCCGATGTTCTCTTTGAACAAGGCAAGTACCATCCAGTGCCTATGATTATCGGCGATCAGGAGGATGAAGGGACATTGTTCTCTGTATTCCAGACCGATGTCAACGATAGCCCGAGCCTTGTCAACTGGCTATCCACATACATGTTCTCCAATGCCACAAAGGCCCAGTTGACTCAATTGGTCAGTACGTATGATACCGCTATTTCCAGTGGTAGTCCCTTCCGGACGAGTATCTTCAATGAATTTTACCCTGGCTTCAAACGAACGGCCGCGCTCCTCGGCGATCTCGTTTTCACGCTCACCAGACGCATGGAACTTGCTACCCACGCAAAGCTGAATCCCAGCGTGCCCACCTGGTCCTACCTCTCGTCTTACGACTATGGCACTCCCTTCCTCGGGACTTTCCATGCTTCCGACATCATCCAGGTGTTTTACGGAGTATTGCCCAACAATGCCATGTCAAGCGCCAGGTCATACTTTTTCAACTTTATATACAACCTTGATCCAAACGTTGGGACGACGGGGTACGCCAAGTGGCCCAAGTGGGCGGATAACCAGCAGCTCATGTGGTTCCAATCAGCCGACTCAAATAGTCTGCTGGCGGACAATTTCCGAAATGAGAGCTACCAGTGGATTGTGGGAAACAAGGCAGCCTTGAGGGTGTAA
- a CDS encoding uncharacterized protein (EggNog:ENOG41~MEROPS:MER0034727): MSVFDQMILYGGNATYNGKALFRGAIMNSGTAAPAERIDSPKAQAVYNNVVNKAGCSGKADTLACLRQLPYSTFLNAVNSVPSIFSYNSLGLSYLPRPDGVVLEDSPDVLFEQGKYHPVPMIIGDQEDEGTLFSVFQTDVNDSPSLVNWLSTYMFSNATKAQLTQLVSTYDTAISSGSPFRTSIFNEFYPGFKRTAALLGDLVFTLTRRMELATHAKLNPSVPTWSYLSSYDYGTPFLGTFHASDIIQVFYGVLPNNAMSSARSYFFNFIYNLDPNVGTTGYAKWPKWADNQQLMWFQSADSNSLLADNFRNESYQWIVGNKAALRV; encoded by the coding sequence ATGTCCGTCTTTGACCAGATGATCCTTTACGGCGGCAATGCTACATACAATGGCAAGGCTTTGTTTCGCGGCGCCATTATGAATTCTGGAACTGCCGCACCAGCTGAGCGGATCGACTCTCCAAAGGCTCAAGCCGTATACAACAATGTTGTCAACAAGGCCGGCTGCAGTGGAAAGGCAGATACCTTGGCATGCTTGCGCCAACTTCCTTACAGCACGTTTCTCAACGCAGTCAACTCGGTGCCAAGCATCTTCTCCTACAACTCTCTTGGGCTGTCGTATCTACCACGCCCAGATGGAGTTGTCCTTGAAGATAGCCCCGATGTTCTCTTTGAACAAGGCAAGTACCATCCAGTGCCTATGATTATCGGCGATCAGGAGGATGAAGGGACATTGTTCTCTGTATTCCAGACCGATGTCAACGATAGCCCGAGCCTTGTCAACTGGCTATCCACATACATGTTCTCCAATGCCACAAAGGCCCAGTTGACTCAATTGGTCAGTACGTATGATACCGCTATTTCCAGTGGTAGTCCCTTCCGGACGAGTATCTTCAATGAATTTTACCCTGGCTTCAAACGAACGGCCGCGCTCCTCGGCGATCTCGTTTTCACGCTCACCAGACGCATGGAACTTGCTACCCACGCAAAGCTGAATCCCAGCGTGCCCACCTGGTCCTACCTCTCGTCTTACGACTATGGCACTCCCTTCCTCGGGACTTTCCATGCTTCCGACATCATCCAGGTGTTTTACGGAGTATTGCCCAACAATGCCATGTCAAGCGCCAGGTCATACTTTTTCAACTTTATATACAACCTTGATCCAAACGTTGGGACGACGGGGTACGCCAAGTGGCCCAAGTGGGCGGATAACCAGCAGCTCATGTGGTTCCAATCAGCCGACTCAAATAGTCTGCTGGCGGACAATTTCCGAAATGAGAGCTACCAGTGGATTGTGGGAAACAAGGCAGCCTTGAGGGTGTAA
- a CDS encoding uncharacterized protein (EggNog:ENOG41) encodes MAETSEADAARRSSVDLTDPVDHYEDSDCAFSDDDLGLGIDMDFDLGMPSVEEDMQDSERRIFTPPPRIAARFYRPSQIRRRDSAASSRRNSMSSAHSRCSSIQPTSRRNSDSSKYNAQHVRRTNFLEDRRARLADRAAHAEKVRLRAAMAKAAPRGQTAREERALAAQQARQRNLAEIVANCAEEVKKAKLVAESTKERREQEIAKMKAQMEERMAEAQKRREELLNKSAVKRARGQSVVAKKSSAEALPLAKDVALRPVLSEDEAANKIQTWWRGCARRKTIQQFYALGLSVDGIRDTSFDAVVSLLAQPHVVLITSQLLRICGLQEGEPGSVEEMAAVRTFLSAFLILGHPDQVLNNVDEGAEARDEEALFAGHRLPAADLNNPQLQDLVDKAKDVLISFENILAWLTPANRYTMPPSLQTTFPQAYSAFYNAFIAWKSRDSDALIEVMLMQIVELDAIFHTVKETSDEAAAALYQQSIQDSQLMLIVRIKQLAGAEKGRKMIFQAISEARKSRRVKKLGDTKPRVADSESASGDAQATASNFVSSDSQMLTPPSTPASKSQAKTATTKTGLNGLIPDNRIIVHELAINKRYQIPAEEYVEKQAVVSRPLYAHMRAAMDDAPKEANFRLFMLRAGHIKDRLQRPLKEGNPMYNLIGEILDVEIAHKQFEMGSFSYERFFSAMASLLPKLCAPFRDDQLKDLIQNRLSDGSVIDKIEALDHFVDVLLCDYINYLLKAAAPSLIESAATYESKRFAEEFEDKQEDLPAAEAAWRSARAKVMAEVQKRDVENINHPKSRPTASKIYAQMLVDVFTQPTPVGADQIPEMLRLDQARINQVSAMIQRIITAGAVLLQCKNLMKRDVRSAWKTEAARVMAVLEANHASVDTAVDGVMAALEAGRSMPLPTKTHLRALVTKVLTASREMAIRSTEPRDPVLRLLLTRLRGNILARLASGSASEKVKAANTAGEKLASLGLSEFVENVRQMSDLLDKVGAVDRAAHSQWWDAVAAKVQQEESSA; translated from the coding sequence ATGGCTGAAACCAGCGAGGCAGATGCCGCGCGTCGCTCATCCGTGGACCTGACGGACCCCGTGGACCACTATGAAGACTCCGACTGCGCATTCTCAGACGACGACCTGGGCCTGGGCATAGACATGGACTTTGATCTCGGCATGCCATccgtggaagaagacatgCAGGACAGCGAAAGACGCATCTTTACGCCTCCGCCGCGAATCGCCGCCCGCTTCTACCGACCCTCACAAATACGCCGCAGGGATTCGGCGGCCTCATCGCGCCGCAACTCCATGTCTTCCGCCCACTCTCGCTGCTCATCCATCCAGCCCACCAGCCGCCGCAATAGCGACAGCAGCAAATACAATGCACAGCACGTCCGACGCACAAACTTCCTAGAGGACCGCCGCGCCCGGCTGGCTGACAGGGCTGCTCATGCCGAAAAGGTTCGGTTGAGggctgccatggcaaaaGCGGCTCCCCGAGGACAGACTGCCAGAGAGGAGCGTGCCTTGGCGGCGCAACAGGCCCGTCAGCGCAACTTGGCCGAGATTGTGGCCAACTGTGCCGAAGAAgtcaaaaaggccaagctgGTTGCCGAGTCAACCAAGGAGCGTCGCGAGCAGGAAATTGCAAAGATGAAGGCGCAGATGGAGGAGCGCATGGCCGAAGCGCAGAAACGACGAgaggagcttctcaacaAGTCTGCAGTGAAGCGCGCCAGGGGCCAGAGTGTCGTTGCCAAGAAGTCCTCTGCCGAGGCACTACCTCTTGCAAAGGACGTGGCTTTGCGTCCGGTGTTGAGTGAAGATGAGGCGGCCAATAAGATCCAGACCTGGTGGCGCGGGTGTGCGAGAAGGAAGACTATCCAGCAGTTTTATGCTCTCGGCCTCAGTGTTGATGGGATACGCGATACATCCTTTGACGCCGTTGTTAGCCTATTGGCTCAGCCACACGTTGTGCTCATCACATCCCAGCTTCTGAGGATTTGTGGCCTCCAAGAGGGCGAGCCAGGCTCTGTCGAGGAGATGGCTGCGGTTCGCACTTTCTTGAGCGCATTTCTCATTCTTGGACATCCTGACCAGGTGCTAAACAACGTCGATGAGGGGGCCGAAGCTAGAGATGAGGAAGCGCTGTTTGCCGGCCATCGACTGCCTGCGGCAGACTTGAATAACCCTCAGCTACAGGACCTAGTcgacaaggcaaaggatgTCTTGATCTCCTTTGAAAATATTTTGGCTTGGCTGACGCCAGCTAACCGGTACACCATGCCTCCTTCACTGCAGACGACCTTTCCACAGGCATACTCGGCGTTCTACAATGCATTTATAGCTTGGAAGTCAAGAGATTCGGACGCCCTCATCGAGGTCATGTTGATGCAGATTGTGGAATTAGATGCCATCTTCCACACTGTCAAAGAGACGTCGGATGAAGCGGCCGCGGCGCTCTATCAACAAAGCATTCAAGATAGTCAGCTTATGCTCATTGTTAGGATAAAGCAGTTGGCAGGTGCTGAGAAGGGAAGGAAGATGATCTTCCAGGCTATAAGCGAAGCCAGAAAATCACGTAGGGTCAAGAAACTTGGTGATACCAAGCCCCGAGTTGCCGACAGCGAAAGTGCCTCTGGGGATGCTCAAGCAACGGCTAGCAACTTTGTTTCGTCGGATTCGCAGATGCTTACTCCTCCGTCAACGCCCGCTAGCAAGAGCCAGGCTAAAACAGCAACTACCAAGACGGGCCTCAACGGACTGATTCCAGACAACCGCATTATTGTTCACGAGCTGGCCATTAACAAGCGATACCAAATTCCGGCTGAAGAGTACGTGGAGAAACAGGCCGTCGTCTCACGACCACTGTACGCTCATATGAGGGCGGCCATGGACGATGCCCCGAAGGAAGCGAATTTCCGCTTGTTCATGCTGAGGGCTGGCCACATCAAGGACAGGCTCCAACGTCCCTTGAAGGAGGGTAACCCCATGTACAATCTGATTGGCGAAATCCTGGATGTCGAAATTGCGCACAAGCAATTTGAAATGGGGAGCTTTTCATACGAAAGATTCTTCTCAGCCATGGCGTCTCTTCTGCCCAAGCTCTGTGCGCCGTTCCGAGATGACCAGCTCAAAGACTTGATCCAAAACAGACTGAGCGACGGCAGCGTGATTGACAAGATTGAGGCTCTGGATCATTTCGTCGACGTCTTGCTTTGCGACTACATTAATTACCTACTCAAGGCGGCGGCTCCCTCACTAATAGAGTCAGCTGCTACGTATGAGTCGAAACGATTTGCTGAGGAGTTTGAAGACAAGCAGGAAGACCTGCCTGCTGCCGAAGCAGCATGGCGATCGGCAAGGGCCAAGGTCATGGCCGAGGTTCAGAAACGAGACGTTGAGAACATTAACCACCCCAAGTCACGACCAACTGCCTCCAAGATTTATGCGCAGATGCTTGTGGATGTCTTTACACAGCCTACCCCTGTTGGCGCCGACCAGATTCCCGAGATGCTCCGTCTTGACCAGGCACGCATCAACCAGGTGTCGGCCATGATCCAACGAATCATCACTGCGGGCgccgtgctgctgcaatgcaaGAATCTCATGAAGCGAGATGTACGCTCAGCGTGGAAGACTGAAGCGGCACGCGTCATGGCCGTCCTCGAGGCCAATCACGCTTCGGTAGATACAGCAGTTGACGGCGTCATGGCTGCTCTGGAGGCGGGCCGTTCCATGCCTCTTCCTACCAAGACTCACTTGCGTGCTCTGGTGACCAAGGTGTTGACGGCGAGCCGGGAAATGGCTATCCGATCTACAGAGCCACGCGACCCAGTCTTGCGTCTTCTCCTCACACGTTTACGAGGCAACATCCTAGCCCGTCTGGCTTCTGGATCGGCCAGCGAAAAGGTCAAAGCTGCCAACACCGCGGGCGAGAAGCTTGCTAGCCTTGGTTTGTCCGAGTTTGTCGAGAATGTTAGACAGATGTCTGACTTGCTGGACAAGGTTGGGGCGGTTGATCGAGCTGCTCACAGCCAGTGGTgggatgctgttgctgccaaggtGCAGCAGGAAGAGTCCAGCGCGTAG
- a CDS encoding uncharacterized protein (EggNog:ENOG41~MEROPS:MER0001010), with protein MPRSWSTTQSLSRSGSPPMSPTTARLSVSPSPLTRRSPFPKRLPSSSNSKASSTTRWLVSTAANTGPLKPPAASVPHDDEWHYMLSTQFESCDARRAFPCFDEPNLKATYDLDVEIPVDQVALSNMPVKEIKPSKEGWHVVSFETSPLMSSYLLAWAVGDFEYIEQLTDRRYNGKQIPVRVYTTRGLKEQGRWALQHAPKIIDYFSEIFDIDYPLPKSDLLAVHEFTHGAMENWGLVTYRTTQVLFDEKTSDSRFKNSVAYVVAHELAHQWFGNLVTMDWWDELWLNEGFATWVGWHAVDHLHPEWEVWSQFVNEGMQNAFRLDGIRASHSIHVPVRDALDVNQIFDHISYLKGCSAIRMLANHLGVETFLKGVSNYLKAHAYGNAKTKALWDALTEASGKDINEIMYPWISKIGHPVLTVEEKPGQIAIKQSRFLSTGDVKPEDDTTTWWVPLGVAGKKGEAGVADLSLTKKEDTILDIDEDFYKLNSGATGFYRVAYPPSRLAKLSTQLDKLGTEDKIFTLGSTADLAFAGNSSSSALLGFIQGFQKETHPLVWSQVLDCIRELKSVFEEDKEIKKGINNFTVKLISDKVKQVGWEFPEGEDYLGGILRKELLLSALSAGHPEVKAEGIKRFNAWVENPEANPIHPSLRSIVWRAGLADNAARNVEVLKKEWFSTKAIDGKLIALSCLATVEDADLIKNNLVPFNFNSSPPQNSVPAADMHVLGGNLAAHPTGRTIQWDFMKNNWDLVAAKLGNPIVVDRFIGLSLKPFTDVAIIDEVEEFFKDKDTNSFNRTLETAKDRIRGRAAYKKRDAAALKQWLSTNGYN; from the exons ATGCCAAGGTCCTGGTCGACCACACAAAGTCTGAGCAGAAGTGGGAGTCCTCCAATGTCTCCTACGACGGCAAGGCTCAGCGTGTCACCATCGCCTTTGACCAGGAGATCCCCGTTTCCAAAAAGGCTTCCGTCGTCATCGAATTCGAAggcatcatcaacaacgagATGGCTGGTTTCTACCGCAGCAAATACAGGCCCGCTGAAACCCCCCGCCGCCTCGGTCCCCCACGATGACGAATGGCACTACATGCTCAGCACCCAGTTCGAATCTTGCGATGCCCGTCGAGCTTTCCCCTGCTTCGACGAGCCTAACCTAAAAGCCACCTACGACCTTGATGTCGAGATTCCCGTCGACCAGGTCGCCCTGAGCAACATGCCGGTCAAGGAGATCAAGCCGTCCAAGGAAGGATGGCACGTTGTGTCTTTCGAGACTTCTCCTCTTATGAGCTCCTACCTCCTGGCATGGGCTGTCGGTGACTTTGAGTACATCGAGCAGCTGACCGACCGCCGATACAATGGAAAGCAGATTCCCGTCCGTGTCTACACCACCCGTGGTCTCAAGGAACAGGGCCGTTGGGCTCTCCAGCACGCCCCCAAGATCATCGACTACTTCTCCGAGATCTTCGACATTGACTACCCGCTGCCCAAGTCCGATCTGCTTGCCGTCCATGAGTTCACCCACGGCGCCATGGAGAACTGGGGTCTCGTTACCTACCGCACCACCCAGGTCCTCTTTGACGAGAAGACTTCCGATAGCCGATTCAAAAACTCTGTCGCCTACGTCGTTGCTCACGAACTTGCTCACCAATGGTTCGGCAACCTGGTCACTATGGACTGGTGGGATGAGCTGTGGCTCAATGAAGGTTTCGCTACCTGGGTCGGATGGCACGCCGTCGACCACCTGCACCCCGAGTGGGAGGTTTGGTCTCAATTCGTCAACGAGGGCATGCAGAATGCCTTCCGCCTCGACGGTATTCGCGCCAGTCACTCCATCCACGTGCCTGTCCGCGACGCTCTCGACGTCAACCAGATCTTTGATCACATCAGCTACCTCAAGGGATGCTCTGCCATCCGCATGCTTGCCAACCATCTCGGAGTTGAGACTTTCCTCAAGGGTGTCTCCAACTACCTCAAGGCCCACGCCTATGGCAACGCCAAAACCAAGGCCCTTTGGGATGCGCTGACTGAGGCCTCCGGCAAGGACATTAACGAAATCATGTATCCTTGGATTTCCAAAATTGGACACCCGGTCCTGACTGTTGAAGAGAAGCCAGGACAGATTGCCATCAAGCAGTCTCGTTTCCTGTCTACCGGCGATGTCAAGCCCGAAGATGACACCACCACTTGGTGGGTTCCCCTTGGCGTGGCTGGAAAGAAGGGCGAGGCTGGTGTTGCCGATCTGTCCCtgaccaagaaggaggataCCATCCTTGACATTGATGAGGATTTCTATAAGCTCAATAGCGGCGCAACTGGCTTCTACCGTGTAGCTTACCCTCCCTCTcgcctggccaagctgagcaCTCAGCTCGATAAGCTTGGCACCGAGGACAAGATTTTCACTCTTGGCTCAACTGCGGATCTTGCTTTCGCCGGCAACAGCTCTTCGTCAGCCCTCCTGGGCTTCATTCAGGGCTTCCAGAAGGAGACCCACCCTCTCGTCTGGAGCCAGGTTCTTGACTGCATTAGAGAACTCAAGTctgtctttgaagaagacaaggagATTAAGAAGGGTATTAACAACTTTACCGTCAAGCTGATTAGTGACAAGGTTAAGCAGGTTGGATGGGAGTTccccgagggcgaggattACCTTGGCGGTATTCTGCGCAAGGAACTCCTTCTAAGCGCTCTTTCTGCTGGCCACCCCGA GGTCAAGGCGGAAGGTATCAAGCGATTCAACGCTTGGGTGGAAAACCCAGAGGCCAATCCCATCCACCCGTCTCTGCGAAGCATTGTCTGGCGCGCCGGTCTCGCCGACAACGCCGCTCGCAACGTCGAAGTCCTCAAGAAGGAGTGGTTCAGCACAAAGGCCATTGACGGCAAGCTCATTGCTCTCAGCTGCCTTGCCACTGTGGAAGATGCCGATCTTATCAAGAACAACCTCGTCcccttcaacttcaactcgTCTCCTCCCCAAAACTCCGTCCCCGCGGCCGATATGCACGTGCTTGGTGGCAACCTGGCCGCTCACCCTACTGGCCGTACCATCCAGTGGGATTTCATGAAAAACAACTGGGATCTTGTCGCCGCCAAGCTTGGAAACCCCATTGTGGTCGATCGCTTCATTGGCCTAAGCTTGAAACCCTTCACTGATGTTGCCATCATTGACGAAGTTGAGGAGTtcttcaaggacaaggacacAAACAGCTTCAACCGTACGCTGGAGACGGCCAAGGACAGAATTAGGGGCAGGGCTGCCTACAAGAAGCGTGACGCTGCTGCGCTGAAGCAGTGGCTCTCGACTAACGGATACAACTAA
- a CDS encoding uncharacterized protein (EggNog:ENOG41), giving the protein MFRRSAIIAKFRAFVDEMTSSPSMPPSSDPKEDDDKVMESPASTPPTTQQPKLDSSPPPRRTLPSRRAARRRRPQKGSLRDILRQNSGTSLFVRPIGWTDLHASLLGVRFCELPACDTPRPCNLPGSPPTQGHMRPSPTITKLSDALTEILLLSSGLPKSTSTAVKTVLMTLWPTAFAKWQLFPDLNIYFGDKVYHDAVRVQALWNFPSHPSALSSQSSVATIPARPVSSSSSPPVHCNANLPMLCYIGKNQLASIRKCIFRVATGPDNNPNIPVQRLQQLRAKLLIPADADKDSHFVGIFLAMAQRHFYTPPIRTLTRESSLGLQKPTSRRPDFQDVKMRILTHDNETSEFLVYTGHVTAQFLDRFFDPSGAFYEEDGTIAGMKVEFTRVPIWPILGLRERLGRALGEDIVGPFDSNQMETWEDDSSGSESRFSEPGARGANIKRKRTTPAALDGSLDEESDEDQPAMPDKKRCLSEERNLVGVAV; this is encoded by the coding sequence CCTGCAtccacgccgccaacaaCGCAGCAGCCCAAGTTGGATTCATCACCTCCACCGCGGCGCACTCTTCCTTCGCGGCGTGCAGCTCGACGGCGCCGCCCGCAAAAAGGCTCCCTTCGGGACATCCTCCGCCAAAACTCTGGGACTTCGCTCTTTGTACGCCCCATCGGCTGGACGGATCTTCATGCCAGCCTGCTGGGCGTGCGCTTCTGTGAGCTGCCGGCCTGCGACACTCCACGACCATGCAACCTGCCAGGCTCTCCGCCGACTCAGGGCCACATGCGACCGTCGCCCACCATTACCAAGTTGAGTGACGCGTTGACGGAGATTTTGTTGCTCTCTTCGGGGCTTCCCAAATCAACTTCTACTGCCGTCAAAACTGTGCTGATGACGCTGTGGCCAACAGCGTTTGCAAAGTGGCAGCTTTTCCCAGATCTGAACATATATTTTGGTGACAAGGTATACCATGATGCCGTGCGTGTTCAAGCCTTGTGGAACTTCCCCTCACATCCTTCGGCCCTATCATCGCAAAGCTCAGTTGCAACAATACCAGCACGACCAGTAAGCTCATCGTCCAGTCCGCCTGTTCACTGCAATGCGAACTTGCCGATGCTGTGTTACATTGGGAAGAACCAACTTGCATCAATACGCAAGTGCATCTTTCGTGTAGCGACTGGGCCAGATAACAATCCTAACATCCCCGTCCAGCGGCTACAACAGCTTCGCGCCAAGCTTCTTATCCCAGCAGATGCTGATAAAGATTCGCATTTCGTCGGCATCtttttggccatggcgcAGAGGCATTTCTACACCCCCCCGATACGAACTTTGACAAGAGAGTCATCTTTGGGATTACAAAAGCCTACCTCTCGTCGGCCCGACTTTCAAGATGTCAAGATGAGGATTTTGACGCATGACAACGAGACGAGCGAGTTCTTGGTCTATACGGGCCATGTCACAGCCCAGTTTTTGGATCGTTTTTTCGACCCTTCTGGCGCCTTTTACGAGGAGGACGGCACGATTGCGGGAATGAAGGTTGAATTTACCCGCGTTCCCATCTGGCCCATCCTGGGACTACGAGAACGACTCGGCAGAGCTTTGGGAGAGGATATTGTGGGGCCATTTGATTCAAATCAAATGGAGACGTGGGAGGACGATAGCTCTGGTTCCGAGTCGAGATTCTCAGAGCCAGGGGCAAGAGGCGCAAACATCAAGCGGAAGCGGACAACTCCAGCAGCGCTTGATGGGAGCTTGGATGAAGAATCCGACGAAGATCAACCCGCTATGCCAGATAAGAAGCGGTGTCTGAGCGAGGAGAGAAATCTCGTTGGCGTTGCCGTTTAA